Below is a window of Gammaproteobacteria bacterium DNA.
CAACTTCATAGACACGGCCGAACTCTACCCGGTGCCGCCCAAGGCCGACACGCAGGGCCTGACCGAAAGTTACCTCGGCAACTGGCTGCATAAAAATCCGGCGCGCCGGGAGCGCTTGGTCATCGCCACCAAGGCGGCGGCGGCAGCCGACTGGATCTCCTACCTGCGTAACGGGGAGGCGCGCCTGGACGAGGCCAACCTCCGCACTGCGCTGGAGACCAGCCTGCAACGCCTGCGCACCGACTACGTGGACCTCTACCAGGTGCACTGGCCGGAGCGGGCAACCAACTTCTTCGGACGCCTGGGATACCGCGAGCACCGGCCGGAAAAGGACGGCGTGCCGATCGCCGAGACCCTGGAGGCGCTGGCCAAACTGGTGCAGGAGGGCAAGGTCCGCCACATCGGCATATCCAACGAGACGCCCTGGGGGGTGACGGAATACCTGCGGCTGGCCCGGCAGCACGATTGGCCGCGGATCGTATCCGTGCAGAACCCCTATAACCTGCTGAACCGCAGCTTCGAGGTCGGTCTGGCCGAGATCGCCTGCCGGGAAAGGGTCGGCTTGCTGGCCTACTCGCCGCTGGCCTTCGGCGCGCTGAGCGGCAAATACCTGGATGGGGCACGGCCGTCCGGCGCCCGCCTGACCTTGTTCACCCACTTCACCCGCTATCTGAACGACCGCGCCACCGCGGCGACCCGCGACTACGTGCAGCTGGCGCAACGCCACGACCTGGACCCCGCGCAGATGGCCCTGGCTTTCGTCAACGCCCAGCCTTTTCTCACCAGCAACATCATCGGCGCCACCCAGGTAGAACAACTGCGCACCGATCTGGCGAGCGCCGAGGTCGCGCTCTCCGCGGAAGTGCTGGAAGAGATCGGCAAGGTCCACGACGCCAACCCCAATCCGGCGCCCTAGCCGGGCCCATGCCCTGGGCCGGAACAAGGGCTGGGGACCCGCGAAGCCGAAACAGAGACAGGACATTGTCGCCGCACGTATCGAAATCCCGCAAAACCGGCATTGCCGGGGCATTCTCTGAATATATCGAATCTCCCGAAATCGGACCGTTATTCCTGCATGGCAACGCCCTGGATATATTGGGGCAACTGCCGGATCGCTGCATAGACTGTTGTATGACGTCGCCGCCGTATTGGCGCCATCGGCAATACGAGGAGGGAGGCATCGGCCTGGAACGCGCGCATCTCGATTACGTAAAAAACCTGGCGGCGGTATTTCTCGAATTAAAGCGCATCCTCAAGGATGCCGGATCGTTTTGGCTGAATATGGGGGATGCATACGAGGGCAAGCGGTTGCTGGGCATTCCCTGGAGGCTCGCCTTCGAATTAATGGACCGCCAGGGGTGGATTCTGAGGAACGAGGTCGTCTGGAACAAAGTCAAGGGCGGCCCCGATAACGCAAAGGATAAGCTGGGCAATATCCACGAGCAGGTATTCCACTTCGTAAAGACGCCCAGGGATTATTACTACGACAGCGATTCGATTCGCTCCGCGCCGTCCAGAACCAGGGTGGTCAACGGCGCGGTTGTCTCTGCGACCGGCGTGCGCGGGGTCAGGTACAAGCGGCAGATCGAATTATCAACCGCATTGACGGCCGAAGAGAAAGGAAACGCCATGGCCGCGCTGGAAAAAATCCTGCAGGAAATCTCCGGCAACCGGCTCTCCGATTTCAGAATGATTATTCGCGGGCAGCAAAGAACGACGCATTCCGATTCGAGAAAGGTCTCCGGCAGGGCAAAAGAACTGCATAAAAAAGGATTT
It encodes the following:
- a CDS encoding site-specific DNA-methyltransferase — encoded protein: MAGAFSEYIESPEIGPLFLHGNALDILGQLPDRCIDCCMTSPPYWRHRQYEEGGIGLERAHLDYVKNLAAVFLELKRILKDAGSFWLNMGDAYEGKRLLGIPWRLAFELMDRQGWILRNEVVWNKVKGGPDNAKDKLGNIHEQVFHFVKTPRDYYYDSDSIRSAPSRTRVVNGAVVSATGVRGVRYKRQIELSTALTAEEKGNAMAALEKILQEISGNRLSDFRMIIRGQQRTTHSDSRKVSGRAKELHKKGFYFLKYHPNGSKPRDVWDILPEDTQKRERHYAAYPEDLCKIPILATCPGDGVVLDPFSGTGTTMLVARQLGRKSLGIDLSGEYIRMAKDRCRILI
- a CDS encoding NADP(H)-dependent aldo-keto reductase: MQYRKLGATDLEVSLICLGTMTWGEQNTEAEAHAQIEIALEAGVNFIDTAELYPVPPKADTQGLTESYLGNWLHKNPARRERLVIATKAAAAADWISYLRNGEARLDEANLRTALETSLQRLRTDYVDLYQVHWPERATNFFGRLGYREHRPEKDGVPIAETLEALAKLVQEGKVRHIGISNETPWGVTEYLRLARQHDWPRIVSVQNPYNLLNRSFEVGLAEIACRERVGLLAYSPLAFGALSGKYLDGARPSGARLTLFTHFTRYLNDRATAATRDYVQLAQRHDLDPAQMALAFVNAQPFLTSNIIGATQVEQLRTDLASAEVALSAEVLEEIGKVHDANPNPAP